The sequence ATTGTCTTGCATGATTATTCCAAATGCCCTAAAAATGAACTTTTAGAAAAACTCACTCTTATGGATGCGCTCATCACGCGTAGCATGACCCCTATCACTAGCGATTTTTTAAAGTCCTTAACCCACTTAAAATCCATCGTGAGAGCGGGCGTAGGAGTGGATAATATTGATTTAGAAAGTTGCTCTCAAAAAGGGATTGTAGTGATGAATATCCCCACCGCTAACACGATTGCCGCTGTGGAATTGACCATGGCGCATTTGATCAATGCGGTGCGCTCGTTCCCTTGCGCGAATAATCAAATCAAACACCAAAGGTTATGGAAAAGAGAAGATTGGTATGGCACGGAATTGAAAAATAAAAAGCTGGGCATCATTGGTTTTGGGAATATTGGCTCTAGGGTGGGCATTAGGGCTAAAGCCTTTGAAATGGAAGTCCTAGCCTATGATCCTTATATCCCTTCTTCAAAAGCCACTGATTTAGGGGTCATTTACACAAAAAATTTTGAAGATATTTTGCAATGCGATATGATCACTATCCACACCCCTAAAAATAAAGAAACCATTAACATGATAGGCGCTAAAGAGATTGAGCGCATGAAAAAAGGGGTTATTTTAATCAATTGTGCTAGGGGTGGGCTTTATAATGAAGACGCTCTTTATGAAGCTTTAGAAACCAAAAAAGTGCGTTGGCTTGGCATTGATGTCTTTTCTAAAGAGCCTGGCATTCACAACAAGCTTTTAGACTTGCCCAATGTTTATGCGACCCCCCATATTGGCGCGAACACTTTAGAATCCCAAGAAGAAATTTCCAAACAAGCCGCTCAAGGGGTTATGGAATCTTTAAGGGGTTCAAGCCACCCGCATGCTTTGAATTTACCCATGCAAGCTTTTGATGCGAGCGCAAAAGCCTATTTGAATTTAGCGCAAAAATTGGGTTATTTTTCCAGTCAAATCCATAAGGGCGTGTGCCAAAAAATTGAGCTCAGTCTTTGTGGGGAGATCAACCAATTCAAAGACGCTCTTGTAGCCTTTATGTTAGTGGGGGTGTTAAAACCCGTTGTAGGGGATAAAATCAATTACATTAACGCTCCCTTTGTGGCTAAAGAAAGAGGTATTGAGATTAAGGTTAGTCTTAAAGAAAGCGCTTCGCCTTATAAAAACATGCTCTCTTTAACTCTAAATGCGGCTAATGGTGCGATCAGCGTGAGCGGCACGGTGTTTGAAGAAGATATTTTAAAACTCACTGAGATTGATGGGTTTCATATTGATATAGAGCCAAAGGGTAAAATGCTTTTATTCAGGAATACGGATATTCCAGGCGTTATTGGGAGCGTGGGGAATGCGTTCGCTAGGCATGGTATTAATGTCGCTGATTTTCGTTTGGGGCGTAACACGCAAAAAGAAGCATTAGCACTCATTATTGTAGATGAAGAAGTTTCTTTGGAAGTTTTAGAAGAGCTTAAAAACATTCCTGCGTGCTTAAGCGTTCATTATGTGGTTATTTAAGGTAGTTGGATGCGAGATTTTTTAAAGCTTTTAAAAGAGCATGATGAATTAGAAGTCATTGACACCCCCCTTGAAGTGGATTTAGAAATCGCTCATCTGGCCTATGTAGAAGCGAAAAAACCTAATGGGGGCAAAGCCCTTTTATTCACGCAGCCCATAAGAAAAGAACATGACCAAATCAAAACCTTTAGCATGCCGGTTTTAATGAACGCTTTTGGCTCTTTCAAACGCTTGGAGCTTTTGTTAAAAACCCCCATAGAAAGCCTGCAACAACGCATGCAAGCGTTCTTGCACTTTAGTGCTCCTAAAAATTTCACTGAGGGTTTGAAATTCTTAAAAGATTTATGGGATTTAAGACATATTTTCCCTAAAAAAACCACTCGCCCTAAAGATCTCATTGTCAAGCAAGATAAAGAAGTCAATTTGTTGGATCTGCCCGTTTTAAAAACTTGGGAAAAAGATGGCGGGGCTTTTATCACTATGGGGCAAGTCTATACCCAAAGCCTGGATCATAAAAAAAAGAATTTAGGCATGTATCGTTTGCAAGTTTATGATAAAAACCATTTAGGCTTGCATTGGCAAATCCATAAAGACTCCCAACTCTTTTTCCACCAATACGCTAAGGCTAAAGTCAAAATGCCTGTCAGTATCGCCATTGGTGGGGATTTGCTCTACACATGGTGTGCGACAGCCCCCTTACCTTATGGGATTTATGAACTCATGCTCTATGGGTTTATGAGAGGAAAAAAAGCGCAAGTAATGCCATGCTTGAGTAATTCTTTGAGCGTGCCAAGCGACTGCGATATTGTGATAGAAGGGTTTGTGGATTGCGAAAAGCTAGAGCTTGAAGGGCCTTTTGGGGATCACACTGGCTATTACACCCCCATTGAGCCTTACCCTGTTTTAGAAGTCAAAACCATTAGCTATAAAAAAGATTCCATTTACTTAGCCACTGTGGTGGGTAAGCCCCCTTTAGAAGACAAATACATGGGGTATTTGACTGAACGCTTGTTCTTGCCCTTGCTTCAAATGAGCACCCCCAATCTGATAGATTATTACATGCCAGAAAATGGGGTGTTTCATAATTTGATTTTAGCCAAAATACACACGCGCTATAACGCTCATGCCAAACAAGTCATGCATGCTTTTTGGGGCGTGGGGCAGATGAGTTTTGTCAAACATGCGATTTTTGTCAATGAAGACGCTCCCAATCTAAGAGACACCAACGCTATCATTGAGTATATACTGGAAAATTTTTCTAAAGAAAAAATTCTTATTTCTCAAGGCGTATGCGACGCTTTAGATCATGCAAGCCCTGAATACGCTATGGGGGGGAAACTCGGTATTGATGCGACTTCTAAAAGCAATACCCCCTACCCTACGCTTTTAAACGATAACGCCCTACTAGCGCTTTTACAAGATAAAATGCAAAATATCGTTCTTTTGAAACAATATTACCCGCACACCCGTAACCCCATTTGCGTCATTAGCGTGGAAAAGAAAGACAAAAGCGTCATTGAATTGGCTAAAAACTTGCTCGGTTTTGAAGAGTATTTACGCATTGTCATCTTTGTAGAGCATACCAGCAACGATTTGAACAACCCTTACATGCTGTTATGGCGCATCGTTAATAATATTGATGCGCAGCGCGATATCCTCACCTCTAAACATTGTTTTTTTATAGACGCTACCAACAAGGGCATTATGGATAAACATTTTAGAGAATGGCCTACAGAAACCAATTGCTCCATGGAAGTCATAGAGGATTTGAAAAAGAAAGGGTTCTTAAAAGATTTTGAAACTTTAAATCAAAAATTCCACCTCACGCATTCTTTCAGCACGCACAAAGAAGATCTATAAAGAAGAAGCCATAAAGAATAATTATGTTAGATTATCGCCAAAAAATTGATGCCCTCATCACCAAAATAGAAAAGGCTCGCATCGCCTATTCAAGGCACCATATTGTCAAAATCGTGGCTGTTTCAAAAAACGCTTCCCCAGAAGCTATCCAACATTATTATAACTGCTCTCAAAGGGCTTTTGGAGAAAATAAAGTTCAAGATTTAAAAATTAAAATGCGCTCTTTAGAGCATTTACCCCTTGAATGGCACATGATAGGCTCTTTACAAGAAAATAAAATCAATGCGCTTTTGAGTTTAAAACCCGCCCTTTTGCATTCTTTAGACTCTTTAAAACTCGCTTTGAAAATAGAAAAGCGTTGCGAAATATTGGGCGTAACTTTAAACGCTCTTTTACAGGTTAATAGCGCGTATGAGAAAAGTAAAAGCGGGGTGATGCCTGAAGAAACGCTAGAAACTTATTCTCAAATCAGTGAAACTTGCAAGCGCCTCAAGCTTAAGGGGCTGATGTGTATAGGGGCGCACACCGATGATGAAAAGAAAATTGAAAAATCCTTTATCACCACCAAAAAGCTTTTTGACCAAATAAAAAATGCGAGCGTTCTTTCAATGGGCATGAGTGATGATTTTGAATTAGCGATTGCTTGCGGGGCGAATCTTTTAAGGATTGGCTCTTTTTTGTTCAAAGAGTAAGATGCTAGAAACTTATGCACTTAAAAATGGGGCTGTTTTTATCTCTGATGCACATTTTTTGCCTAAAAGCCCTCACTTAATCCATACGCTTCAAGAACTTTTAAACGCCAAACCCCCACAAGTCTTTTTCATGGGCGATATTTTCCATGTTCTTGTGGGCTATTTACCCCTAGATAAAGAGCAGCAAAAAATCATTGGTTTAATCCATGCTTTAAGCGAAATTTCACAAGTCTTTTATTTTGAAGGTAACCATGATTTTTCCATGCGTTTTGTATTCAATTCTAAAGTGGTGGTTTTTGAGCGCCAAAACCAGCCCGTATTATTCCAATATGATAACAAACGCTTTTTACTGGCCCATGGGGATTTATTCATTACTAAAGCGTATGAATTTTACATCACGCAACTCACTTCCACTTGGGCTAGATTTTTTTTAAGTTTTTTAAATTTATTAAGTTTTAAAACCTTATACCCTTTTTTGAAAAAACTCATCTATCAAAAACCCATCCGCCTTTGGGAATTAGAACCAAAAGAATTGCAATCTTTTATTGAAAAACGCCTAAAAGCCTATCAAAACTATATTAAAGATCTTAACATTGGTAGCATTGACGGCATTATAGAGGGGCATTTTCATCTCAAAAGCGGTGCAAAAATCCCCTTGAATGCGCCTATTTATTGCCCACTGCCTTCCTTTTATTACGAACAAAGCCTTTTTAAGGTATCATCAAGCGTTTTAGAACCATCTCAAAATAAGGACGCCTAAATCATGGCAGAAAAAACAGCTAACGATTTAAAATTGAGTGAGATAGAACTCGTGGATTTTCGTATTTATAGCATGCAAGAGGGCGTCCCTTATGAGGGGATTTATGGCATCAATGTGGCTAAAGTCCAAGAAATCATCCCCATGCCCACCCTTTTTGAATACCCTACGAATTTGGATTATATTATCGGCGTGTTTGATTTGCGCTCCACGATCATTCCGCTTATAGACTTGGCTAAATGGATAGGGATTATCCCGGATAAAAGCAAGGAAAACGAAAAAATCGTCATTATCACTGAATTTAACAATGTTAAAATGGGCTTTTTAGTCCATTCTGCTAGGCGCATCAGGCGCATTAGCTGGAAAGATGTGGAGCCTGCATCCTTTAGTGCATCTAATAGCATCAATAAAGAAAATATCACCGGCACGACCCGCATTGAAAACGACAAAACCCTGCTTATTTTGGATTTAGAAAGCATTTTAGACGATTTAAAACTTAATGAAGACGCCAAAAACACTAAAGATACCCCTAAAGAGCGTTTTGAAGGCGAAGTGTTGTTTTTAGACGATAGCAGAACGGCGAGAAAAACCTTAAAAAACCATTTGAGTAAAATGGGTTTTAGCATCACGGAAGCTGTGGATGGGGAAGACGGGTTGAACAAATTAGAAATGCTATTCAAAAAATACGGGGACGACTTGAGAAAACATTTGAAATTCATTATTTCAGATGTTGAAATGCCTAAAATGGATGGCTATCATTTCTTATTCAAGCTCCAAAAAGACCCCAGGTTTGCTTATATTCCTGTGATTTTCAATTCTTCTATTTGCGATAATTACAGCGCTGAAAGGGCTAAAGAAATGGGGGCTGTAGCGTATTTAGTCAAGTTTGACGCAGAAAAATTCACCGAAGAAATTTCTAAGATTTTAGACAAGAATGCATAATTCTTTTTATAAAATTGTAAAATACTCTTATCTCAAACGCTAAAAAGGGTTTTAAATGGATGATTTGCAAGAAATAATGGAAGACTTCTTGATTGAAGCCTTTGAAATGAACGAGCAATTGGATCAGGATTTAGTGGAATTGGAGCATAACCCTGAAGATTTGGACTTGCTCAATCGCATTTTTAGAGTCGCTCACACCATTAAAGGCTCTAGCTCGTTTTTGAATCTTAACATTCTCACGCACCTCACGCACAACATGGAAGATGTCTTGAATCGCGCCAGAAAGGGCGAAATCAAAATCACGCCTGATATTATGGATGTCGTGTTGCGCTCCATTGATTTGATGAAAACCTTACTCGTAACGATTAGAGATACCGGCTCTGATACCAATAACGGCAAGGAAAACGAGATTGAAGAAGCGGTCAAACAGCTTCAAGCCATTACAAGCCAAAATTTAGAGGGCGCTAAAGAAGGGACTAAAGAAGCCCCCAAAAAAGAAAATGAAAAAGAAGCGAAAGAAGAAGCGAAAGAAGAAAATATAAAAGAAAATCAAGAAAACAAGGCAAAAGCCCCTACTGCAGAAAATTCCGCAAGCGATAACCCTCTAGCCGATGAGCCGGATTTGGATTACACTAACATGAGCGCTGAAGAAGTGGAAGCGGAGATTGAGCGGCTGTTGAACAAACGCCAAGAGGCCGATAAAGAACGAAGAGCTCAAAAAAAGCAAGAAGCCAAACCTAAACAAGAAGTTGCCCCCCAAACAGAAATCTCTAAAACAGAAACCCCTAAAACAGAAACCCCTAAAACAGAAACCCCTAAAACAGAAACCCCTAAAGCCCCTAAAACCGAAACTAAAGCTAAGGCTAAAGCAGATACTGAAGAAAATAAAGCCCCCTCTATTGGCGTGGAGCAAACCGTTAGGGTGGATGTGCGCCGCTTGGATCACTTAATGAATTTAATCGGTGAGCTTGTGTTGGGCAAGAATCGCTTGATTAGGATTTATAGCGATGTGGAAGAACGCTATGATGGGGAAAAGTTTTTAGAGGAATTAAACCAGGTGGTTTCTTCTATTTCAGCGGTAACGACAGACTTGCAGCTTGCGGTAATGAAAACCAGGATGCAACCAGTGGGCAAAGTGTTCAATAAATTCCCTCGCATGGTAAGGGATTTGAGCCGGGAATTAGGCAAAAGCATTGAATTAATCATTGAGGGCGAAGAAACCGAGTTAGACAAATCCATTGTAGAAGAGATTGGCGATCCGCTCATTCACATTATCCGTAACTCATGCGATCATGGGATTGAGCCTTTAGAAGAAAGAAGAAGGCTTAACAAGCCTGAAACCGGTAAAGTGCAATTGAGCGCGTATAATGAGGGTAACCACATTGTGATTAAAATCTCTGATGACGGCAAGGGGCTAGACCCTGTGATGCTTAAAGAAAAAGCGATTGAAAAAGGGGTGATTAGCGAAAGAGACGCTGAAGGCATGAGCGATAGGGAAGCGTTTAACCTCATTTTCAAGCCAGGCTTTTCTACCGCAAAAGTCGTTTCCAATGTTTCAGGCAGAGGCGTGGGCATGGATGTGGTGAAAACCAATATTGAAAAGCTCAATGGGATCATTGAAATTGATTCAGAAGTGGGGGTAGGCACGACTCAAAAGCTTAAAATCCCTCTCACTCTGGCTATCATTCAAGCTTTACTCGTGGGCGTTCAAGAAGAGTATTACGCTATCCCGCTTTCTTCAGTGTTAGAAACCGTGCGTATCAGTCAGGATGAAATCTACACCGTTGATGGCAAGAGCGTGTTGCGTTTGAGAGATGAGGTACTTTCTTTGGTGCGCCTTTCTGATATTTTTAAAGTGGATGCTATTTTGGAATCCAACTCAGATGTGTATGTGGTTATCATTGGCTTGGCCGATCAAAAAATTGGCGTGATCGTGGATTATTTAATCGGTCAAGAAGAAGTGGTCATCAAATCTTTAGGCTACTATCTTAAAAACACTAGAGGCATTGCTGGCGCTACGGTGAGAGGCGATGGGAAAATCACGCTCATTGTGGATGTGGGAGCGATGATGGATATGGCAAAAAGTATCAAGGTCAATATCACTACCTTAATGAATGAATCCGAAAACACCAAGAGCAAAAATTCCCCTAGCGATTATATTGTCTTAGCGATTGATGATAGCAGCACGGATAGAGCGATTATCCGCAAATGTTTAAAACCATTAGGCATCACGCTTTTAGAGGCCACTAACGGGTTAGAGGGCTTAGAAATGCTTAAAAATGGCGATAAGATTCCGGACGCTATTTTAGTGGATATTGAAATGCCCAAGATGGACGGCTACACTTTCGCTTCTGAAGTGCGTAAATACAATAAATTCAAAAACCTGCCTTTGATTGCAGTAACCAGTCGGGTAACCAAAACCGATAGGATGCGCGGCGTTGAATCCGGCATGACTGAATACATCACCAAACCTTATAGCGGCGAGTATTTAACCACCGTAGTGAAGCGTAGCATTAAATTAGAAGGAGACCAATCGTGAGCAATCAATTAAAAGATTTATTTGAAAAACAAAAAGAAGCTAATGCAGGTTCTAAACAAGAAGACAATGAAGAAATTTTGCAATTCATTGGCTTTATTATTGGCGATGAAGAATACGCCATTCCTATTTTGAATATTTTAGAGATCGTCAAACCCATTGGTTACACACGAGTCCCTGAGACCCCAAACTATGTGCTTGGTGTGTTCAATTTAAGGGGTAATGTCTTCCCGTTGATTAGCCTGCGTTTAAAATTTGGCTTGAAAGCTGAAAAGCAAAACAAAGACACTCGTTATCTGGTGGTGTGCCATAACGATCAGATCGCTGGGTTTTTCATTGATCGCTTAACTGAAGCCATTCGCATCAAGCAAACGGATATTGATCCGGTGCCAGAAACTTTGAGCGATAACAACAATTTAACTTATGGCATTGGGAAACAAAACGACAGACTCGTAACCATTTTAAGAGTGGAAGAAATCTTAAAAAAAGACTTTTAAAAATTTTAGTTTATCCATAAGTGGGCTTTGAGAAAGACTTATTCCATCAAAAAGCTTGGTTTTAATCAAGCGATAACCAGCGTTTGATTGGAAACAGAGTTTTTATGTTTTCTTTTAAACATAGCGTGAAGCTTTTTTAAACGGATTAAAGAGAACTTCTTATTTTGTCAGTCTTTATCACCCACACTTTTTAATGAGTGGGGCTTTTTGCATTGAAACTTGCTAGATTGTAGCCCCCTCCTTCTAAAGATTTCCTATTCCAACACTTTTAAAAGCACTTCATAATTAGGCTCTTCTAAAATGTTTTGAACGATTTCTTTATAGATAACCACTCCCTTATCATCAAGAACAAACACCGATCGAGTGAGCAAGCCTTGCATAGAGCCTTTGCCTAACAGCACGCCGTAATTTTCCCCAAAAGCCTTATACCTAAAATCGCTTAAGACTCTTAAGTCCTTAATGCCTTCAGCACCGCAAATTTGTCCTTGAGAAAAAGGTAAGTCCATAGAAATAACGCTAAAACTCACAGAAGGCAGTTTGCCGACTTGCTCATTGAAGCGCTTGGCTTGGAGCAAGCAAACCGATCCGGTTAAGCTAGGAAGCGAGCTAATGACTTGAAAACGCACGCCTGGCTTCAATAAACTGACTTCTTGCAAATCGCCATTCACCAATTTCACATCAGGAGCTTTATCGCCCACTTTTAAGGCTTTCCCTTCTAATTGGTATGTTTCTTCTTTAAAAGTAACTTTTTGCATTGTTAAATCCTTTCTAATTGAATTGCTATATTGCGTTAGAATAGTAGCCCATTAAGATTAACTCTTAACAAATTTAAAAAGAATTTGTTTAAAAAGTCGTTTTAATTTTAAAAAACCCCTTAAAACCCACAAAATTTGCATAACGATCAATTTTTAAGAAAAGATTTACCAAAAAGTATTAAAAAATGATTACAATACGGCTATCTGATCACAAGGAGAAAACATGTTTACATTACGAGAATTGCCTTTTGCTAAAGACAGCATGGGAGATTTTTT is a genomic window of Helicobacter pylori oki112 containing:
- the serA gene encoding phosphoglycerate dehydrogenase; protein product: MYQVAICDPIHAKGIQILEAQKDIVLHDYSKCPKNELLEKLTLMDALITRSMTPITSDFLKSLTHLKSIVRAGVGVDNIDLESCSQKGIVVMNIPTANTIAAVELTMAHLINAVRSFPCANNQIKHQRLWKREDWYGTELKNKKLGIIGFGNIGSRVGIRAKAFEMEVLAYDPYIPSSKATDLGVIYTKNFEDILQCDMITIHTPKNKETINMIGAKEIERMKKGVILINCARGGLYNEDALYEALETKKVRWLGIDVFSKEPGIHNKLLDLPNVYATPHIGANTLESQEEISKQAAQGVMESLRGSSHPHALNLPMQAFDASAKAYLNLAQKLGYFSSQIHKGVCQKIELSLCGEINQFKDALVAFMLVGVLKPVVGDKINYINAPFVAKERGIEIKVSLKESASPYKNMLSLTLNAANGAISVSGTVFEEDILKLTEIDGFHIDIEPKGKMLLFRNTDIPGVIGSVGNAFARHGINVADFRLGRNTQKEALALIIVDEEVSLEVLEELKNIPACLSVHYVVI
- a CDS encoding YggS family pyridoxal phosphate-dependent enzyme; amino-acid sequence: MLDYRQKIDALITKIEKARIAYSRHHIVKIVAVSKNASPEAIQHYYNCSQRAFGENKVQDLKIKMRSLEHLPLEWHMIGSLQENKINALLSLKPALLHSLDSLKLALKIEKRCEILGVTLNALLQVNSAYEKSKSGVMPEETLETYSQISETCKRLKLKGLMCIGAHTDDEKKIEKSFITTKKLFDQIKNASVLSMGMSDDFELAIACGANLLRIGSFLFKE
- a CDS encoding UDP-2,3-diacylglucosamine diphosphatase codes for the protein MLETYALKNGAVFISDAHFLPKSPHLIHTLQELLNAKPPQVFFMGDIFHVLVGYLPLDKEQQKIIGLIHALSEISQVFYFEGNHDFSMRFVFNSKVVVFERQNQPVLFQYDNKRFLLAHGDLFITKAYEFYITQLTSTWARFFLSFLNLLSFKTLYPFLKKLIYQKPIRLWELEPKELQSFIEKRLKAYQNYIKDLNIGSIDGIIEGHFHLKSGAKIPLNAPIYCPLPSFYYEQSLFKVSSSVLEPSQNKDA
- the cheV3 gene encoding chemotaxis protein CheV3, with the translated sequence MAEKTANDLKLSEIELVDFRIYSMQEGVPYEGIYGINVAKVQEIIPMPTLFEYPTNLDYIIGVFDLRSTIIPLIDLAKWIGIIPDKSKENEKIVIITEFNNVKMGFLVHSARRIRRISWKDVEPASFSASNSINKENITGTTRIENDKTLLILDLESILDDLKLNEDAKNTKDTPKERFEGEVLFLDDSRTARKTLKNHLSKMGFSITEAVDGEDGLNKLEMLFKKYGDDLRKHLKFIISDVEMPKMDGYHFLFKLQKDPRFAYIPVIFNSSICDNYSAERAKEMGAVAYLVKFDAEKFTEEISKILDKNA
- the cheAY2 gene encoding chemotaxis histidine kinase/response regulator CheAY2, with protein sequence MDDLQEIMEDFLIEAFEMNEQLDQDLVELEHNPEDLDLLNRIFRVAHTIKGSSSFLNLNILTHLTHNMEDVLNRARKGEIKITPDIMDVVLRSIDLMKTLLVTIRDTGSDTNNGKENEIEEAVKQLQAITSQNLEGAKEGTKEAPKKENEKEAKEEAKEENIKENQENKAKAPTAENSASDNPLADEPDLDYTNMSAEEVEAEIERLLNKRQEADKERRAQKKQEAKPKQEVAPQTEISKTETPKTETPKTETPKTETPKAPKTETKAKAKADTEENKAPSIGVEQTVRVDVRRLDHLMNLIGELVLGKNRLIRIYSDVEERYDGEKFLEELNQVVSSISAVTTDLQLAVMKTRMQPVGKVFNKFPRMVRDLSRELGKSIELIIEGEETELDKSIVEEIGDPLIHIIRNSCDHGIEPLEERRRLNKPETGKVQLSAYNEGNHIVIKISDDGKGLDPVMLKEKAIEKGVISERDAEGMSDREAFNLIFKPGFSTAKVVSNVSGRGVGMDVVKTNIEKLNGIIEIDSEVGVGTTQKLKIPLTLAIIQALLVGVQEEYYAIPLSSVLETVRISQDEIYTVDGKSVLRLRDEVLSLVRLSDIFKVDAILESNSDVYVVIIGLADQKIGVIVDYLIGQEEVVIKSLGYYLKNTRGIAGATVRGDGKITLIVDVGAMMDMAKSIKVNITTLMNESENTKSKNSPSDYIVLAIDDSSTDRAIIRKCLKPLGITLLEATNGLEGLEMLKNGDKIPDAILVDIEMPKMDGYTFASEVRKYNKFKNLPLIAVTSRVTKTDRMRGVESGMTEYITKPYSGEYLTTVVKRSIKLEGDQS
- the cheW gene encoding chemotaxis protein CheW — its product is MSNQLKDLFEKQKEANAGSKQEDNEEILQFIGFIIGDEEYAIPILNILEIVKPIGYTRVPETPNYVLGVFNLRGNVFPLISLRLKFGLKAEKQNKDTRYLVVCHNDQIAGFFIDRLTEAIRIKQTDIDPVPETLSDNNNLTYGIGKQNDRLVTILRVEEILKKDF
- the tpx gene encoding thiol peroxidase; amino-acid sequence: MQKVTFKEETYQLEGKALKVGDKAPDVKLVNGDLQEVSLLKPGVRFQVISSLPSLTGSVCLLQAKRFNEQVGKLPSVSFSVISMDLPFSQGQICGAEGIKDLRVLSDFRYKAFGENYGVLLGKGSMQGLLTRSVFVLDDKGVVIYKEIVQNILEEPNYEVLLKVLE